A single Planctomycetaceae bacterium DNA region contains:
- the cysE gene encoding serine O-acetyltransferase yields the protein MLPSASVSESSSSPHCVGGADARIWKNIRDAAEENVANEPMLASFLHATILNHDRFEDAVSYHLAGKLASSTLSAMQLREVIQQAMEADPSIAAAVCCDIQAVQDRDPAVSCCLVPLLYLKGVHALASHRVGHWLWSCGRRLLALHLQNRISEVFGVDIHPAARIGRGILMDHATSIVVGETAVIEDDVSLLHEVTLGGTGKQTGDRHPKVRRGVLIGAGAKILGNVEIGEGAKVGAGSVVLKNVAPHCTVAGVPAVTVGRPCSESPALDMDQEFTGEGI from the coding sequence CCCTCAGCTTCTGTCTCCGAATCTTCCTCATCCCCCCATTGTGTCGGTGGAGCGGATGCCCGTATCTGGAAAAACATCCGTGACGCCGCTGAGGAAAACGTTGCAAATGAACCGATGCTTGCCAGTTTCTTGCACGCGACAATCCTCAATCACGATCGTTTTGAAGACGCTGTCAGCTACCATCTCGCTGGAAAACTTGCCTCCAGCACATTATCCGCGATGCAGTTGAGGGAAGTTATTCAGCAGGCGATGGAAGCCGATCCATCAATCGCGGCAGCGGTCTGCTGCGATATTCAGGCCGTGCAGGACCGGGATCCGGCGGTCAGTTGTTGTCTCGTGCCGCTTCTTTATCTCAAGGGTGTCCATGCACTGGCCAGTCATCGAGTTGGTCACTGGTTATGGAGCTGCGGACGCAGGCTGCTTGCTCTGCACCTGCAAAATCGAATTTCTGAGGTCTTCGGCGTTGATATTCATCCCGCCGCAAGAATCGGTCGAGGCATCCTGATGGATCACGCGACGTCAATCGTTGTGGGAGAAACCGCCGTGATTGAAGATGATGTGTCTCTGCTGCACGAGGTTACGCTGGGCGGGACCGGTAAGCAAACCGGCGATCGTCACCCAAAGGTTCGACGCGGCGTCCTGATAGGGGCGGGAGCTAAGATCCTGGGCAACGTCGAAATCGGAGAAGGGGCGAAAGTCGGTGCCGGCAGCGTTGTACTGAAAAATGTCGCACCGCACTGCACCGTAGCCGGCGTGCCGGCGGTGACCGTCGGCAGGCCCTGTTCGGAATCACCAGCACTTGATATGGACCAGGAGTTCACCGGTGAGGGGATCTGA
- a CDS encoding sodium/solute symporter (Members of the Solute:Sodium Symporter (SSS), TC 2.A.21 as described in tcdb.org, catalyze solute:Na+ symport. Known solutes for members of the family include sugars, amino acids, nucleosides, inositols, vitamins, urea or anions, depending on the system.) yields the protein MLAATNILTLPDYIVIALYLVGTIAIGVIIGMRMKTGNDFFLGGRQLPWWAIGMSLVATDIGGTDIIGVGGAAYSHGLAVANFEWIGCVPAMIVGAFVFIPFFYRTGVYTVPEFLERRYNAGVRCVMASCWLIFMACNLGIMLLASAKMMSAVFGWDPLVCILVTAVLVGGYTIVGGLAAVVYTDMIQCFVMIAGCLLVLVLGLIEVGGIRELRSRLAEANSRAVATQQQNSDDVDQSAAGGRQLESALSRTSEKNGEQMALILPADTKSPFPWPGIYFGLALILSPAYWIGNQAIVQRSLGARSEFEAKASYIWGALLKNIIPLIVAVPGLIAVALLPDLKDGDAAIPSLVGLLLPAGLRGLFVAAFLAALMSSIDSYLNSAATIVSNDFYKRFIDPAVTDEKLLKVGRLTTVALVGWALLFSYLLTWMNEESGIYAIFQTLMAFFQGPAFAVLLIGILWKRATGRAALAALICGIGTAVSLYTFNQPAVFESLGWEPLFRVSEPFLYFSIWAFLITAAILVIGSLMDSRPTAGNLEFVLSNLTRNSDNVPSKVSQQRDGGAT from the coding sequence ATGCTGGCCGCAACCAACATCCTGACGCTTCCCGATTACATCGTTATTGCCCTGTATCTTGTTGGGACAATTGCCATCGGTGTGATTATCGGGATGCGGATGAAAACCGGGAATGACTTTTTTCTGGGAGGTCGGCAATTGCCGTGGTGGGCAATCGGCATGTCGCTGGTGGCAACCGATATTGGCGGGACAGACATTATTGGTGTTGGCGGGGCAGCCTACAGTCATGGCCTTGCTGTTGCTAATTTTGAATGGATCGGATGTGTACCGGCCATGATCGTCGGCGCGTTTGTCTTCATCCCGTTCTTTTATCGGACTGGCGTGTATACGGTGCCGGAGTTTCTGGAACGCCGTTACAACGCAGGGGTCCGATGCGTGATGGCAAGCTGCTGGCTTATTTTCATGGCCTGCAACCTGGGAATTATGCTGCTGGCTTCGGCAAAAATGATGTCTGCCGTATTCGGCTGGGATCCATTGGTGTGCATCCTTGTCACCGCGGTACTGGTCGGCGGCTACACAATTGTCGGCGGACTCGCGGCAGTCGTCTATACAGACATGATCCAGTGCTTTGTGATGATCGCCGGCTGCCTTCTGGTTCTCGTACTGGGACTGATTGAAGTCGGTGGAATTCGTGAACTGCGATCCCGTCTGGCGGAAGCGAATTCCAGGGCTGTTGCCACCCAACAGCAGAATTCTGATGACGTCGATCAATCAGCTGCCGGTGGTCGCCAATTGGAATCGGCATTGAGCCGGACCAGCGAGAAAAATGGCGAGCAGATGGCATTGATTCTTCCAGCCGATACCAAATCACCCTTTCCGTGGCCCGGTATTTATTTTGGACTGGCGCTCATACTGAGTCCTGCGTACTGGATTGGAAATCAGGCCATCGTGCAGCGATCGCTGGGAGCGAGAAGCGAGTTTGAAGCGAAGGCCTCGTACATCTGGGGAGCCTTGCTGAAGAATATCATCCCGTTGATTGTGGCCGTCCCGGGATTGATTGCGGTTGCGTTGCTGCCCGACCTGAAAGACGGAGATGCGGCGATCCCGAGCCTGGTTGGTCTTCTTCTGCCCGCCGGATTGCGTGGCCTTTTTGTTGCCGCATTTCTGGCCGCATTAATGTCCAGTATTGATTCTTATCTGAATTCTGCGGCGACAATCGTTTCCAATGATTTCTACAAGCGGTTTATTGATCCGGCGGTCACTGACGAAAAGCTACTGAAAGTTGGCCGTCTCACCACCGTTGCATTGGTCGGCTGGGCTTTGCTGTTTTCGTATTTGCTGACCTGGATGAATGAAGAGTCCGGAATCTACGCCATCTTCCAGACACTGATGGCCTTCTTCCAGGGGCCGGCATTTGCGGTGCTGTTGATCGGCATCTTGTGGAAGCGAGCGACCGGGCGAGCCGCTCTGGCCGCTTTAATCTGCGGGATCGGGACGGCAGTTTCTCTGTACACGTTCAATCAGCCAGCTGTCTTCGAATCTCTCGGCTGGGAACCGCTGTTCCGAGTCTCTGAGCCATTTCTGTATTTCTCAATCTGGGCGTTTCTGATCACGGCAGCCATTCTGGTCATTGGCAGCCTGATGGATTCAAGGCCGACGGCCGGGAACCTTGAATTCGTCCTGAGCAATCTCACCAGAAACAGCGACAACGTACCGTCAAAGGTCTCGCAACAGAGGGATGGAGGTGCGACATGA
- a CDS encoding DUF1559 domain-containing protein — MKHCQNRHSRGFTVIELLTVASCLSVLSALILPAIQDARSAALRTKCQNNLKSVALAMHNYHDVYNGFPPGWISRYRDAESEGGFGWQARLLPYVEQAPLYSKLEMNHPMTEPEGLLTESVNVYLCPADTDAPKTNPYRGGYGTSSYSGSLGTIAPNRWIDGRVEAYWPGAVTTYAALLRQGRPGKKTEEDKQLPGPASLPEAMLGSPDGIFGWNISVRMRDISDGSSNTLMAGERSRMSGWGIWPGTGSNRFETDVVTDVSFQSPLNQSLTGFSSAHPGGLFVALCDGSVRFLSDEVDSRPEGGVLQFLGTRNGNEVITGNPFPQ; from the coding sequence ATGAAACATTGCCAGAACCGCCACAGTCGGGGCTTTACGGTCATTGAGTTGTTGACAGTTGCCAGCTGCCTCTCTGTTCTTTCGGCACTGATCCTTCCTGCGATCCAGGACGCAAGAAGTGCAGCATTGCGTACAAAATGTCAGAACAATCTGAAGTCTGTTGCACTCGCCATGCACAACTACCATGACGTTTACAATGGATTCCCACCTGGCTGGATCAGTCGCTACCGCGATGCCGAATCAGAGGGTGGATTTGGCTGGCAGGCTCGACTGCTGCCCTACGTCGAACAAGCGCCACTCTACAGCAAACTGGAAATGAATCATCCCATGACAGAACCGGAAGGTTTGCTGACGGAATCTGTCAATGTCTACTTGTGCCCCGCAGACACCGACGCACCAAAGACCAATCCGTACAGAGGTGGATACGGCACATCTTCCTATTCCGGTTCCCTGGGCACAATTGCCCCAAATCGATGGATAGACGGTCGTGTGGAAGCCTACTGGCCGGGTGCAGTCACAACCTACGCGGCTTTACTACGTCAGGGACGTCCCGGGAAGAAAACTGAAGAGGACAAACAACTGCCCGGACCAGCGTCATTGCCCGAAGCAATGCTGGGTTCGCCGGATGGAATCTTTGGCTGGAATATCTCAGTGCGAATGCGCGATATCTCGGATGGAAGTTCCAACACACTGATGGCTGGTGAACGGTCCCGAATGAGCGGCTGGGGAATCTGGCCAGGCACGGGATCCAATCGATTCGAAACGGACGTCGTCACAGACGTGAGTTTTCAATCTCCGCTCAATCAATCACTCACCGGCTTTTCAAGTGCCCATCCTGGTGGATTGTTTGTCGCACTCTGTGATGGTTCTGTACGATTTTTGTCCGATGAAGTGGACTCTCGACCTGAAGGTGGCGTTCTGCAGTTCCTTGGAACTCGCAACGGAAACGAAGTGATCACCGGCAATCCGTTTCCGCAGTAG
- a CDS encoding DUF1559 domain-containing protein — translation MKADPAARPRIRGFTLIESLVVASTVSIILSIAMPALQQSRQDARNVDCRNKLKQIALAMHNYHDVFNTFPPGWISRDATGQGHPSTGWQVSILPFVEQAPLYNNLNLVDPVYETAPGDSGARQLKDVLLKKEISVFRCDAEPNSATNPLRGDWGLSNFSGNFGSQPIPRWPGLEGVAAVPTPAKPDGIFGVNSMIRLRDVIDGTSNTILVGEKSVISKAGIWPGPRSNFHESDVVSDGSAASSFNSSETGFSSRHEGGIYFALCDGSVRFMRADLNPIPVTQQQQFIRPGQSSEPRGIFQNLCSRNDGNVVGEF, via the coding sequence ATGAAGGCAGATCCGGCGGCAAGACCGCGAATTCGCGGTTTTACTCTGATCGAATCGCTGGTTGTCGCGTCGACAGTCTCGATCATCCTGTCGATTGCAATGCCCGCTCTTCAGCAGTCACGCCAGGACGCCCGAAATGTGGACTGCAGGAACAAGCTGAAGCAGATTGCGCTTGCGATGCATAATTACCACGATGTTTTTAACACCTTTCCACCTGGCTGGATCAGCCGCGATGCTACGGGCCAGGGGCATCCGTCAACGGGCTGGCAGGTGAGTATCCTGCCTTTCGTCGAGCAGGCTCCCCTTTATAACAATCTTAACCTCGTCGATCCGGTTTACGAGACGGCTCCCGGCGACAGCGGAGCTCGACAGCTGAAGGACGTTCTGTTGAAGAAAGAAATCAGTGTCTTTCGATGCGATGCAGAACCCAACTCCGCAACGAATCCCCTTCGCGGTGACTGGGGACTCTCCAACTTCTCCGGCAATTTCGGGTCGCAGCCAATTCCAAGGTGGCCGGGACTTGAAGGCGTCGCCGCAGTTCCAACTCCTGCAAAGCCCGATGGTATTTTCGGAGTCAACAGCATGATTCGATTGCGAGATGTCATCGACGGAACGTCAAACACGATTCTGGTTGGCGAAAAATCTGTCATCAGCAAGGCGGGGATCTGGCCCGGCCCACGCTCCAACTTCCACGAATCAGACGTCGTTTCCGATGGCAGTGCTGCCTCGTCGTTCAACAGTAGTGAAACGGGCTTTTCCAGTCGACACGAAGGCGGCATTTACTTTGCATTGTGTGATGGTTCGGTTCGGTTCATGCGAGCCGATCTGAACCCAATACCTGTCACGCAACAGCAGCAATTCATAAGACCAGGGCAATCCAGTGAGCCACGTGGCATCTTTCAGAATCTCTGTAGTCGAAACGACGGAAATGTTGTCGGAGAGTTCTGA
- a CDS encoding ECF-type sigma factor: protein MARSLIHGHVRVDALTLKVTGLLKELFVVAPDNPDSETSWQQSVYDDLKAIAQGAIAQERPGNSLQATIIANDAYLKLLQQRNLDPSNSSQLRAAGAVIIRRLLVDYARSRKAEKRGGKDGRGIPLHVSVPDSARPIDVLELNEALAVLGQENARAATVVELKFFGGLSAEEIAESLEVSIRTVNNDWRFAKAWLYRELSGQKEGS, encoded by the coding sequence ATGGCGCGTTCTCTCATTCATGGCCACGTCAGGGTAGATGCTCTGACCCTGAAAGTTACTGGTCTTCTTAAGGAGCTCTTCGTGGTGGCACCCGACAATCCGGATTCCGAAACATCCTGGCAGCAGTCGGTTTACGACGACTTGAAAGCAATCGCTCAGGGAGCAATTGCTCAGGAAAGGCCGGGCAATTCGCTACAGGCAACCATCATCGCCAACGACGCCTATCTGAAACTCCTGCAGCAAAGGAATCTGGATCCCTCGAATTCATCGCAATTGCGAGCTGCGGGGGCCGTCATCATCCGTCGACTCCTGGTCGATTACGCTCGGTCCCGAAAGGCAGAAAAACGTGGTGGAAAAGATGGTCGAGGAATTCCGTTGCACGTTTCTGTGCCCGATTCCGCCAGACCAATTGACGTGCTTGAGCTGAACGAAGCTCTGGCAGTCCTGGGACAGGAGAATGCTCGGGCGGCAACCGTTGTGGAACTCAAGTTCTTCGGTGGGCTCTCGGCTGAAGAGATTGCGGAATCGCTGGAAGTATCTATCCGTACAGTGAATAACGACTGGCGCTTTGCCAAAGCCTGGTTGTATCGGGAGCTGAGCGGACAAAAGGAAGGTTCATGA
- a CDS encoding protein kinase, translated as MAGDRKQRVQDLFFAALEIDRELRDDWLKKQCADDYELQKEVESLLQYAALSDDPLEHGLNREVAREVGLIEDLHAGLHVRCPHCHQPIEIVEESSLSDVVCSACGSNFSLISSEDTQTYHPSKDETVGHFNLVDKVGVGAFGNVYRAYDKTLDRTVAVKIPRKGQLLPEETEQFLREARTAAQLRHPGIVSVHEVGRDGDRIFIVSDFIDGLTLSDYLTGMRPTVREAVELAIKVARSLHYAHEQGVIHRDLKPGNIMLDRNNEPHLMDFGLAKREAGEITITMDGQVLGTPAYMSPEQARGEGHHADRRSDIHALGVILFELLTGERPFRGNTRMLLHQLLTEDAPSPRRYNANIPRDMETICLKCLEKNPDRRYQTAGELADDLQRFLDHRPILARSINRLERTWRWCRRKPIVASLLATVFVLLATVGIVSSIAWLQTSAALYREGQALNKAQAESQRARDETTRAEAALQKAEVQRQRAEATLLDMYESFGMNRAHQDEHAEALLWFAKVADAPDATPERRRINQMRLRNWLRRVPVPVYFVSNEWGRVEAFQFHPSDSHLLIQTSQHAFVGDLEESHLFTLRSSRARFSPDGRILAVGNQNGQIKLHSFPSMAVLDEFNVSGSGIPQLAFSDDGKLLAAGSQDLHVWDLTSRSLLSGIANHPQPLHSVQFSDGGRFLVTACKDSLARIYEIDQSTLSEQPAVPPIDHRSRGGIGVAVVPPLIVSSESAIFLKGGHELNLVHLESGEVIRTFQGGSSRLIANAVLTSDRKKIVITTDVNAVVSVVEIATGKTLQALPPADDRVPSLAVAANSQILATGSHDSFVRLYDPNNLTTQLAAIDLQGIVDQLAVSNSGQLLVTQQLDSVLNSNQSVVKVYRIPEVSSGPDVDATIHSKKFWLPHESTVSADGAYSATPGARWQAGPGAAYVYDTQTMLPVSPELTLNAELTATALNVSGDTLVTLTTAEGKTAPDQNGKTAEYMAQEGVATLWDWRAGKGLHSLKTESVPLDAAFNPDGSRLVIVCGLGHVLLVEPETMQVRASMIHEGSAVHGFQRRRRMIRFHPFEDQFCTLGIGSSICLWNTDGTLKTKLTTTGYFYDAQYSPDGKYLATATDKGEVAIWDVQTGKPAAKPLPHSAQVWQVNFDRTGTRLVTACEDRMARVWDWSDGKLAGPGLEHDNAVRFADFVSDDRIVVTGSQKAIRFWDVTSGREIAPPRRHEMRPESFVLAGNRQMVVGPGAAFWLTEVENQPNEIASPGALLLAAEATSGRRIERNGTVSLSSNEWMDTLRRVREAGETPYELLGGRMNPVAVQIEQRLRSLWQTNQWQAAVEFLKSISPEEVNEDRFLIMATEACVRTGEFETARAWLNRLPEVVRQTEGSHVTYVGICESLRHPELQVEYRHVLKTLSEHTNPDQRLMALGCLSQASVTDTSSADLAMLLLTDSDATVRSTVQRLLTNRLADDRTGRWIQALNQLPEEIRRLFDEQLKLANERVIEEPAILALLGQSDEWEWSVPEPLGRDINSNGMDHPGYLSPDGLRLYFSSSRTGGLGWSDIWLGVRESTDTDFVDFTNLAAPVNGADYDSSPTLADDELTMVWVSQRDGNIGQRDLWIAERPTLDSSFGPPMNLGPNINSGADETAPFLSSDGLTLVYRSFRDGNHDLWIARRPAVNSPFGESTRLPPNVNSDQYEDFPALLENDKYLLYRSQLSSLGDDALFLSVWCDSTQNYEGRYKLVTSLHSEGIDGAPRLAADNRSLLMVSSRRGVFSGENPESWNSLNIWTSRLVKRDKSQQNLP; from the coding sequence ATGGCGGGCGATCGAAAACAACGCGTGCAGGATCTGTTTTTTGCAGCTCTGGAAATAGACCGTGAGTTGCGGGATGACTGGCTGAAAAAACAGTGTGCTGATGATTACGAACTTCAGAAAGAAGTGGAATCTCTGCTGCAGTATGCAGCGTTGTCCGATGACCCGCTTGAGCATGGGCTCAACAGGGAAGTTGCTCGCGAAGTCGGACTCATTGAAGATCTGCATGCGGGGCTTCATGTTCGATGTCCGCATTGTCACCAGCCCATCGAAATTGTGGAAGAAAGTAGTTTAAGTGACGTCGTTTGTTCAGCATGTGGCAGTAACTTCAGTCTGATCAGCAGCGAAGACACGCAGACCTATCATCCGTCAAAGGATGAAACCGTTGGCCATTTCAATCTGGTGGACAAAGTCGGCGTTGGTGCGTTTGGCAACGTCTATCGTGCCTACGACAAGACGCTCGATCGGACTGTTGCGGTCAAGATTCCTCGCAAGGGCCAATTGCTGCCCGAAGAAACCGAACAATTCCTGCGTGAGGCTCGCACCGCTGCACAGCTGCGTCATCCGGGCATCGTGAGTGTTCATGAAGTGGGACGAGACGGCGATCGCATTTTCATCGTTTCAGATTTCATCGATGGCCTCACGCTGTCTGACTATCTGACGGGAATGCGGCCCACTGTTCGTGAGGCTGTTGAATTGGCGATCAAAGTCGCCAGGTCGCTCCACTACGCGCACGAACAAGGCGTTATTCACCGCGATCTTAAGCCCGGAAACATCATGCTGGACCGTAACAACGAGCCACATCTGATGGACTTTGGACTAGCCAAACGCGAAGCCGGCGAAATTACGATCACGATGGACGGTCAGGTGCTGGGAACTCCGGCCTACATGTCGCCGGAGCAGGCGCGGGGAGAAGGGCATCACGCAGATCGTCGCAGTGACATTCATGCACTGGGCGTGATCCTGTTCGAGCTGTTGACGGGGGAACGCCCGTTTCGAGGTAATACTCGGATGCTGCTTCATCAACTGCTGACCGAGGATGCCCCCAGTCCACGGCGCTACAACGCAAACATACCTCGGGACATGGAGACCATCTGCCTGAAATGTCTGGAGAAGAATCCGGACCGGCGTTACCAAACAGCTGGAGAGCTGGCAGATGATCTGCAGAGATTTCTCGATCATCGTCCCATTCTGGCCCGTTCCATCAACAGGCTCGAACGCACCTGGCGCTGGTGTCGTCGTAAACCCATCGTGGCTTCTCTGCTCGCCACCGTGTTTGTATTGCTTGCAACGGTGGGAATTGTCTCGTCCATTGCCTGGCTGCAGACGTCAGCAGCCCTGTACCGCGAAGGCCAGGCGTTGAATAAAGCCCAGGCCGAATCTCAGCGAGCCCGTGATGAAACGACGCGGGCGGAAGCCGCCCTGCAGAAGGCAGAAGTGCAACGCCAGCGGGCCGAAGCAACGCTGCTGGATATGTACGAATCATTCGGCATGAATCGAGCTCATCAGGACGAGCATGCCGAGGCATTGTTGTGGTTTGCCAAAGTAGCCGATGCTCCGGATGCGACGCCTGAGCGACGGCGGATCAATCAGATGCGCTTGCGCAACTGGCTGCGGCGAGTTCCAGTACCCGTGTATTTCGTTTCAAACGAATGGGGACGCGTTGAGGCGTTTCAGTTTCATCCGTCAGACAGCCATCTGCTGATTCAAACCAGTCAACATGCCTTCGTCGGAGATTTGGAGGAAAGCCACCTGTTTACGCTCCGTTCCAGTCGAGCACGATTCAGCCCTGATGGAAGAATTCTTGCGGTGGGTAACCAAAACGGTCAGATCAAATTGCATTCGTTTCCGTCGATGGCTGTTTTGGATGAATTCAACGTCTCGGGCTCTGGGATCCCTCAGCTGGCTTTTTCGGACGACGGCAAGTTACTGGCTGCCGGATCGCAGGACCTGCACGTATGGGATCTGACATCCCGAAGTTTACTCTCCGGCATCGCCAACCATCCTCAGCCATTGCACTCCGTTCAGTTTTCGGATGGAGGACGGTTTCTGGTGACTGCCTGCAAGGATTCGCTGGCCAGAATCTACGAAATTGACCAATCAACGCTCAGCGAACAGCCAGCCGTTCCGCCAATCGATCATCGATCGAGGGGTGGGATAGGAGTTGCCGTCGTCCCACCGCTGATTGTTTCGAGTGAATCGGCGATTTTCCTGAAGGGGGGGCATGAACTCAATCTGGTTCATCTTGAAAGCGGAGAGGTGATTCGCACGTTTCAGGGCGGAAGTTCGCGGCTCATCGCAAATGCCGTTCTGACTTCGGATCGGAAGAAAATTGTCATCACAACGGACGTGAATGCAGTCGTGAGTGTTGTGGAGATTGCTACCGGCAAAACATTACAGGCACTTCCGCCGGCAGATGATCGCGTTCCGAGTCTCGCGGTGGCAGCGAATTCCCAAATCCTTGCGACCGGTTCGCATGATTCGTTTGTTCGACTTTACGACCCCAACAATCTGACCACCCAGCTGGCCGCAATTGATCTTCAGGGAATCGTGGACCAGCTGGCAGTTTCCAACAGTGGACAGCTTCTCGTCACGCAGCAGTTGGATTCGGTACTCAATTCCAATCAATCCGTCGTCAAGGTGTACCGTATCCCCGAGGTGTCAAGTGGTCCCGACGTCGATGCCACGATTCATTCAAAGAAATTCTGGCTCCCCCACGAATCAACAGTCTCCGCCGACGGAGCATATTCCGCCACTCCCGGAGCTCGATGGCAGGCTGGGCCAGGTGCCGCCTACGTATACGATACTCAGACGATGCTCCCCGTCTCGCCCGAGTTGACACTCAACGCAGAACTGACCGCGACCGCATTGAATGTGTCCGGAGATACCCTGGTCACTCTGACGACAGCGGAAGGCAAAACTGCCCCGGATCAAAACGGTAAGACAGCCGAGTACATGGCACAGGAAGGCGTTGCCACATTGTGGGACTGGAGAGCAGGAAAGGGTCTTCATTCGTTGAAGACAGAATCCGTGCCTCTGGATGCAGCGTTCAACCCGGACGGCAGTCGACTTGTGATCGTCTGTGGCCTGGGGCATGTGTTGCTTGTCGAGCCAGAGACGATGCAAGTCAGAGCATCGATGATTCACGAGGGATCTGCTGTTCATGGATTCCAACGCAGACGGCGGATGATTCGATTTCATCCCTTCGAAGACCAGTTCTGCACACTGGGAATAGGATCTTCCATATGCCTCTGGAATACAGACGGAACTCTCAAGACCAAATTGACCACGACTGGTTACTTTTACGACGCTCAGTATTCCCCGGACGGCAAGTATCTGGCGACCGCCACAGACAAAGGCGAAGTTGCAATCTGGGATGTCCAAACGGGGAAACCTGCAGCAAAACCTCTGCCGCACTCAGCACAGGTTTGGCAGGTGAATTTTGACAGAACGGGAACGCGACTGGTCACCGCCTGTGAAGACAGAATGGCTCGTGTTTGGGACTGGAGCGATGGCAAACTTGCTGGACCCGGCCTCGAACATGACAATGCAGTGCGATTTGCGGATTTTGTGTCTGATGACAGGATAGTGGTGACGGGCAGTCAGAAGGCCATTCGTTTCTGGGATGTAACAAGTGGCCGGGAGATTGCACCTCCACGGCGGCACGAGATGCGACCGGAGTCATTTGTACTGGCTGGTAATCGACAGATGGTCGTCGGGCCAGGAGCTGCGTTCTGGCTGACAGAGGTTGAAAATCAGCCAAACGAAATCGCGTCCCCAGGGGCTCTGCTGTTGGCAGCAGAAGCGACAAGCGGAAGAAGAATTGAACGTAACGGTACAGTCAGCCTCTCAAGCAACGAATGGATGGACACGTTACGACGTGTGCGCGAAGCCGGAGAAACACCCTATGAACTTTTGGGCGGCAGGATGAATCCCGTCGCGGTTCAGATCGAGCAACGACTAAGGTCTCTCTGGCAAACGAATCAATGGCAGGCGGCTGTTGAATTTCTGAAGTCCATCTCTCCGGAAGAAGTGAATGAGGATCGATTCCTGATAATGGCCACCGAAGCCTGTGTCCGTACCGGTGAATTTGAAACGGCACGGGCGTGGTTGAACAGACTGCCTGAAGTCGTTCGTCAGACAGAAGGTTCTCATGTGACTTATGTTGGAATCTGCGAATCTCTACGCCATCCGGAATTGCAGGTCGAGTACCGACACGTGTTGAAAACGCTTAGCGAGCATACCAATCCGGATCAGCGTCTGATGGCGCTTGGGTGCCTGAGTCAGGCTTCGGTCACAGATACGTCCAGCGCAGATCTAGCGATGTTGCTGCTCACGGACTCCGATGCCACCGTCCGTTCGACTGTTCAGCGCTTACTGACAAATCGACTGGCCGATGACCGAACCGGCCGCTGGATTCAGGCACTTAATCAACTTCCGGAAGAGATTCGCAGGCTGTTCGATGAACAGTTGAAGCTGGCGAATGAACGGGTTATCGAGGAACCAGCGATCCTTGCTCTGCTTGGACAGAGCGATGAATGGGAATGGAGTGTACCAGAACCACTTGGCAGAGATATCAATTCCAATGGAATGGATCACCCAGGATATCTATCGCCAGATGGTCTGCGACTCTATTTCTCTTCGTCAAGGACCGGAGGACTTGGTTGGTCCGACATCTGGCTGGGAGTGCGAGAATCTACGGACACTGATTTTGTTGACTTCACCAACCTTGCGGCTCCAGTGAATGGGGCTGACTATGATAGCAGCCCAACATTGGCCGACGACGAACTCACGATGGTGTGGGTTTCGCAACGCGATGGTAACATCGGCCAGCGAGACTTGTGGATCGCCGAACGGCCAACATTGGATTCATCGTTCGGACCCCCCATGAATCTGGGCCCCAACATCAATTCAGGGGCCGACGAAACAGCACCATTTCTTTCAAGCGATGGACTGACCCTCGTGTACCGCTCGTTTCGGGATGGTAATCATGATCTTTGGATAGCTCGACGCCCTGCAGTAAATTCACCATTTGGCGAGTCAACAAGACTGCCACCCAACGTCAACTCGGACCAGTACGAAGACTTTCCCGCGCTGCTCGAAAATGACAAATATCTGCTGTATCGCTCCCAGTTGAGCTCTTTAGGCGACGACGCACTATTCCTGTCGGTTTGGTGTGACAGTACCCAGAATTACGAAGGTCGGTACAAGTTGGTCACATCACTCCACTCGGAGGGCATTGACGGAGCCCCGCGGTTAGCTGCGGATAACAGGAGTCTCCTGATGGTCAGTAGTCGCCGGGGCGTATTTTCGGGCGAGAACCCGGAGAGCTGGAATTCCTTGAATATCTGGACGTCCCGGCTCGTCAAGCGGGACAAATCCCAGCAGAACCTTCCCTGA